The DNA region GTGCTGCCAACGGTCACCGCCGGGCGGCTGAGGGTGAGGGCGCCACTGCCGACGTTGGCGGTGGCGCCGTCCGCCACCGCCGGATGAAAGGGCGCAAGCGCCAGCTTGGGCCAGCGGTCAGCCCATCTGCGCTGGAGGAACAGGGGCGTGTCGTGGTCTCCGAGGACCGGCAACTGCGAAGCGTGCAGTCCCGCCGCTGCGAGCGCCCGCGCATTCCAACCCAGCGTTCGGCGGTCCAGCAGTCCCGTCCAGGAGGCGAGCGAGTAGCTCGTAACGCACTCACCCGTCCAGCGCTCCAGGAGAAAATCCGGCACCGAGCAGAACCGGGCGACGGACAATTCAGGGTGCGTCAAGCGCCACCAGCGTACCTGCGCTGGCCAGTACGCGCTGAAGGCAGGACAGCCCGTTTCATCGGGTGACGTCAGTCCCCTCAGGGCCTCCACCTCGCCAGCAGAGCGGGTGTCTGCATACGACAGGACCGGGCCAACCGCTTCGCCCCGTTTGTTCAGCGCGACGAGGGTGCTCGCGATGGACGTTAGCGCGACCGCCAGCACGGCGCGGTTCCCCAGGCGGCTGTGCAGCCGGTCGAGCACCCTTTCGGCCGCTGTCATGACGTCGTTCAGAGGCACCTCAGCGACGCCACCCGAGGCGTACCGCAGCGCGACGCTTTCCTGCACCTCCAGGCCCGCGAGGCTGCGCCCCCACGTGTCGAATGCCGCGCCCTTCACGCCGCTGCTGCCCAGGTCCAGGGCCAGGACGACGGGAGGCGGAGCGTGGACTGCCCTCATCCCTTGACGCCCCCGGCAGTCAGGCCCTTCACGATGTAACGCTGAACGGTCAGGGACAGCACGATGATCGGGAGGGTAATCAGCACGGCTGCCGCCGCGATCGCTCCGTAGTCCTGACTGCCGTAACTCAGAAAGTTGAACACCGCCACGGGCACGGTCTTGGTCGCCGGTCCGCCCAGAATCAGGCTGAACAGAAACTGGTTCCAGGAAAAGATCATTGCGAGAATTCCTGCAGTCACCATGCCTGGCGCGACGAGCGGCAGGATAATCCGCACGAAGGCCCCCGCCCGGCTTGAACCGTCCACCAGCGCCGCTTCCTCGAGGTCGGTGGGAATGTCCTCGAAAAAAGCGATGGTGATCCACACGATCAGCGGCAGGGTAATGATCAGGTGGCTGGTGATCAGGGCGGTAAACGAACCGATCAAGTTCAGCCGTGTAAAGGCCAGAAATAACGGCAGCAGGAACGTGATGTAGGGGATGATGCGGCTGATCAAAATCCACAAGCTCAGGCCCCGCTGCTTGAAGCGCGCAATGGCATACGCCGCCGGCAGGCCCAACACCATGCCGATGAACGTGGCCGCTACCGCGACGATGAGGCTATTTTTGGTGAACACCAGGAAGTCATTGCGCTCAATTACGTTGCGGTAGTTGTCCAGTACGGGCGTAAACAGCCAGACTGGTGTGGGCGCGGTGTTCTGCACCTGGGTCTTAAGGCTCATCAGGATCATCCAGACGAACGGAAACAGCATCGCCAGGATGATCAACCCCAGCAAGACGTTCAGCACCAGGTCCCTGAGGGAAGATTCGCGACCGCCACTCATCCTCGGCGCCTCAGCAGATTCACGCCGATGGCGACCACGGCAACCGTAACGAGGAGCAGGGTGAGCAGTGCCGCCGTGTACCCGACCCGCAGGAACTCGAAGCCGGTGTGATAGGCATACACGTTCAGGGTCTCGCTGGCACTGCCAGGCCCCCCCTGGGTCATCACTTCGATAATGTCGAAGGTCTTCAGGGCATCAATCAGCCTCAAGGTCAGCGCGGCGAACACCGCGGGCTGAAGCATGGGCCAAGTGATGAAGCGAAAGACTTGCCAGGGTGACGCGCCGTCGATTCGCGCGGCTTCGAACGGCTCCTCGGGCATGGTCTGGAGCCCCGCGAGCAAGATCAGCGACACCAGGGGCGTCCACTGCCAGATGTCGACCAGGGCCAATGCGGGAACCACCAGCCGCGCGTCCGCCAACCACAGGCTGCGGTTCAGCCCCAGCGATTGCAGGAAGTAATTCAAGACGCCCAGGTTGGGGTCCATCATCAACGCCCAGATCAGGGCCACGGCCACCGGCGTGGAGATCATGGGCAGCAGCACGACGGCCCGCACCAGCCCGGAAGCGCGCATTTTACGGCTGAGCAGCAGGGAGAGCCCCAGACCCAGCAGCATTTGCGCGGGTACGGCAATCAGCGTGAACAGGAACATCAACCGTACGGAATTCCAGAAACGCGGGTCCTGCAACGCCGCGGTGTAATTGCCCAGACCCACGAAGCTGCTTGGCAGCGCCGCGCTTACCGAGCGCTCCTGCGTGCTGAGCACCAGGTTGAACATCAGGGGCAAGATGGTCAGCGCAAAGAGGGCGAGGACGGCCGGAAGTGGAAAAACCCAGCGGATGTTGCGGTCCAGCCAGGTGGAAAACCTCCGACCGGGAAGGGGCTGGGACGTCGACTTTGAACTGGGAGCCAGGCTCATGGGTCACCTCGGCGAGGGGCACAGGCGGAGGGAACCGGCCCCACTGGGTGCAGAGGCCGGTCCGTCAGGAGAGTTCGCCTACTTTTCCTTGCTGATAATGGTGTTGGTGGCCTGCTGGGCCCGCTCCAGCAGCTCCCTCACATTGCCGCCCTGCAAGATGCCCACAATGGCCTGTCCGAGCGCGTCGCGCACCTCACCCACCTGGCTGACAGGAGGATTCCACAGGGGTGTGGCCCGGGTGAGTTGACCCAGGTGCGCCCTGGTCCACTCCGGGTTTTTGTCCTGGCTCTTGAAGGCAGATTCGTTCCAGACACTGCGGCGCACAGCGGGAACGTCCTTGAGTAGGACGCGCAGCTGGTTCTGGCGGTTGGTGGCCCACTGGGTAAAGAGCCAGGCGGCCTGCTTGTTCCGGCTGCCCTTGCTGATGGATAAGGCCCACGAGGTCACGGTCGGCTTGTTGCCCGGCATGGCCGCGAAGCCGACCTTTCCGGCGACTGAACTGCTCTTGGGGTCGTCCACAATGGAGCGGAACAGCGAGGCGTCCGTGAACATGGCGGCCTTGCCCTGCGCGAAGAGGTTCGTTACCTCAGGCCAGCTCATGGTCACGGCGGCTTGCGGACCGTAATTGCGCAGCAGGCCGGTGTAGAACGTCATCGCCTGTACGAATTTGGGGTCGCTGAAGTTGGCGTCACCGTCCTTCAACCACTGGCTCCCGTAGGCGTACATGTACGGCGCGAACTGGCTGGTGGCCGCCGCACCCTTACCGCGCAGCGCAATGCCGACCACGCCGTCCTTGCCGTGAAGTGTCTTTGCCGCTGTTTCCAGCTGCTTGAGGGTTTTGGGCACGGCGACGCCGTACTTCTGAAAGAGGTCCTTGCGGTAGAACAGCATGGTGGTCTCGGTCTGGATGGGTATGCCCGTCATCACGCCCGCATACCGGGTGGAATTCACGACCGAGGGAAAGAAGTCGCTGAAGCCCCAGTTGCCGGCGGTGACGGCCCTGTTGTTCACGTAGCTGTCCAGGTCCTCCACCCAGCCGCTCTTCGCGTACAGCTGCCCTTCCTGGCCGGGGGACATCATGAACGCATCGAGGTTCTGCCCGCCAGTGGAAAGCTCCACCAGGACTTTCTGGCGGAACTGCGCTTCCGGGTAGGTTTCCGTGACCAACCGGATCCCCGTGAGTTTCTCGAACTCCGGCAGGTACGGCTGGATGGCTGTCGTCCAGGGGTGCTGGTTAAGCAAGACGCGCAGCGTGGTGCCTTTGGCAGAGTCCCACTTGAAACTCTGGGCCTGCGCAGCGCCCAGCGAGAGAACGGCCGTCAGGGCGAACAAGGTAACTTTGCGCATACTGGACCTCCTGGTGGCCACGGGGGCCGGCGAAAACGTGAATCAGGTGGGGTCGGCGTTCAACTCACGGCGAGCGTCGCGTGCCCGAGCAATGCGTTCGGACATATAGGGTTCTTGCGAGGCGTGGAGGCTGGTAAACAGGGCGTCGAGCAGGCACAGCTGCGCAAACCGGACGTTCAGGCCCTCGGGGCGGTAACGGTCGCCTGGTGCGGAACTGGTCAAGGTGTGGTGTGCCGCGCGAGTGAGGGGAGAACGGCCAAGGCCAGTGATCGCCACCACGGACGCGCCAGCTCCCCGCGCCAGGCGGGCAGCCCGTACCACATCCTGGCTGGCGCCACTAAAGGACACCGCGATCAGTACATCGGTGGGTTCCAGAAGGGAGGATACCTGCAAGAAGGCACTGGGATCGGTATGTGCAGCGCAGGATAAGCCGAGGCGCAGACCCCGCTGCTGCCCATCGAGGGCGATGAGGCCACTCCAGCCCAGGCCGATCAACGCGATGTGCCGGGAGAGGGAGACGGCCTGCACCGCTGAACTGAAAGCCTCCAGGTCCAAATGGCCCAGCGTGTCACGCAGGGCCATGCCCGCGCCGTCGAACACCTTACTTAAGACCGTCACGGCCGCGTCTCCTGCGTCCACCCCAATGTTCGTCTGCCGGGTGACGGCCAGCGAACGGGAGAGCTGCAGTTTAAACTCCTGAAAGCCCCCAAAGCCCAGGCTCTGCACCACCCGCACCACAGTGGCGTCGCCCGTCCCGGTGCGCTCACTGAGTTCGGCTATGGTCAGCCCGAGAAAGCCCTCAGGGTCGTGGAGGATGTATTCAATGACTCGCCCACTGGCCACCCCGACCTCACCCCTCAGCAAATGCAGGCGGCGCAGGATCGGCGGCAGATGGGAAGTGTCACCGGACATACAGGATGTGCGTCCTTCCTCAGACCAGAGAACCGGTCCGCGTTATGGGTGGATTGAGAAACACCAGGAATATACGTCCGACACTTCGGGTTTGGAATATCAACGTGGAGTGCATTTCCACTCCGCTCAAGACGAATAGCGCCTCCCCGTCTCCCTCACTTCAGTTCAACCACTGCGAGCAAGCTGCTCCCCAAGGCCTGATCTATTGGCGGCTGGACTCCTACTGCCGTTCAAGACGGTTGGTGCGAATGATCCCTGCCAGACTGCTGTTGACAGCCTGAAGGGGAAAGAGGACCTGTTCCGCTTCCAGAACAGTTGCGCATATGGAGCAAAATTCCATAATTGGTCCTTTCTATACAGAATAACACTCTCTAAACACACTGGGGAGAACGGAAGATGCGTCTGCCTGTCTCGTCTCGGATGGTCGAAACGAGAGCAAGCCCCCTGGTGTCTCTTCAGGAACCCTGAAGAAACCCACCTGACCCAGCCAGACCGAGCAGCGCTTCTTTCCGTCCTGCCTCAAATCCAGCCAACTGCTCTGCGGCAAGGTGCAGGTGCAGCGCGAGGATGGAATTGGCCGCTTCCCGAGGACGAGGTGCTCGCACGACTGCTGGCTCAGCCTGGAGCGTGGAGGTCAACCGGTAGCTGCCAGATAAACAGACACGTACTCCGCACCGGCACAGGAACTCAGTGCCGGGCTTCTGCATCCGGCGCTGAGAGCGGCGGTACGCGAGCCAAAGGTCCGTGCACCCCTCAGGTACCTGACGCAACAGGCCCAGATCGTTTAGAAAGCCCTGCGCAGACCTTGAGAAGGTGGGCCAACAGGGCCTGTCCAGCGGCACGGAGGGCAAGGATACATGCATGTCCTGGATCATCACCCTTCTCGTTGGCGCCCTCTGCGGCTGGCTCGCTTCCCTCGTCATGAAGACCGACGGCCAGCAGGGCGCCGTCGCCAATATCCTCATCGGCGTCGTCGGCAGCCTCCTCGCGCAGTTCCTCTTCGGCAACCTCCTCCACCTTGGCGGCAATGCCGCGGGAGACGGCTTTAACCTCATGAGCATCGTTTGGGGCGTTGTCGGCAGCGTTGTCCTGATCGCCATCCTCAAGGGCCTGCGCGTCCTTCGGTAACCCTCCCTTCGCTCACCCATTCAGCAAACGTGCCACCTCTCCGAGGTGGCACGTTTTGGTGTAGGAGGGTGGCCTGCGCTGCAGCGTCCCCCTATTGGTACTCCGTCGACTCACGGAGGGGGTGCAAGCCAGCGAATGGATACCCTGCAGCGCATTCCTGCGAGCCACGGCTCAAACGTATCTCCAAGGTCTACTTTTAAAGGGGGTCTGAAATCCCTGCTGGCGGGGGGGGTGTATGACTAAGGGATGGGGGAATGATGGGGCGGAGGTGGTGAGCACATGACGCGGACGCTACCTCCCCTGACGACCTCACAGATAATGAGCGGAACGTCCTCCAGCCGCCGGCCCCTCCTGAATCTCTTGTTGGTCGTCTCCATAAGTGGTCTTTGTGGGGAGTTTTGGAGAAAAACTTCTCTGTCCCCGTATGACGGAGCTCTGCCGAAGACAGCAGCACACCTTGTCTACGAGGTAATGATTCGCTCCGACCAAAGGCCCAGCCTGATCTTCTTCAGACCCACTTTAGTCCTTGACGCACTCTAGCAGAAAGCCATGATGCGTAAAGAAGCAGAATCAGGCAGCTGACGGCGACAGCAGTAAGGTGCTCTTGACCACCGAGGAAGCAAACAGTGTCATACACAGAATGCCACAGCATCAAGGGCACCAGCGAGCCCACTTGGAAGCGTAAAAGGGCCGCAACCACACCAAACAGAAAGGCAAACCCAACCTGGAGGAGGGTTTGAGCAGCGATCTGACCGCCCAGCATATTTAGGCCGTGCGTTACGGAAAATAGCACTGTTGAAATCAATACGGCTGTCCAAAATCCTTTTGGCAGGAGCCATTTGATGAAAAGGCCCCGGTACAAGCCCTCCTCCACAAAGCCAATCGTACAGCAAAACCAACGAAGTATAAGAGTTCTCCCCCACTGTGGGGCCACGCAGGATGTGTCCCAAAGGCCTGAATCAACACGACAAGTCCGGGAATGAGGAAGAAGCGTGCGTCTCGCCAGGAGAGCTGGCCAAACGGCTTCGGTGACGCAACGCGCCACTGGCGCTTCCCAAAAAACAAGAAGCTCAGCCAGAGGGAAAGACCAGGAGAACGGGCTGAAGTTGGGGTAGCGCGTGGTGACTCCTATTTTCACTCAGAAGGGAAAGCAACGTTCCGGCGGCTCCCAAAGTGACCAGGAGTGTCAGGGTCGTGAGCGTAAGTGCCCAACCCGGGTATCGTTCCCCGAAACCCGTCTGGTTGATCGTCTTCATTAACATGCGAATTCCCCCCGTTTCGTCTCAGGTCAGCAAAGGCCTGCAGTCGCCTCGTGGCGTACGGCAGGTCTTCCGCGGGTCCCGATGAAATCATTTTTATTTGCCGTAGAACATGAGGTATTGGCGCAGCTGTGACCGCCAGTACGTCAGGTCATGCCCGCCTGTCTTTTGCATGAAGATGGTATTCCCACATTCCCGCTTTAACTTCTGGACAAAGTGCTCATTCACGCCCTGAAGAGCGTCGGACTTCCCCACATCCACGAACAGCGCATAAGTCTTCAGGGGTGTCCGCTGGAGCAGCGAGAACGGATCACGTGCGCCCCGAAGGGCTGGGGACGGATAGAGCCAGTCACGCTGCCCCGTGTACTGATCGTCATGCCCATCCCATAGAGCCGCGCTGTGTGCCCCGATCCGGCCAAACAGTGCCGGGTGCCGCAACCCCAGGAACAGGGCGGCGTAACCGCCCATCGAGATCCCACCTACGCTCCGCCCTGTACGGTTGGGCACTGTAGAGAAGTATGCGTCAATATAAGGGATGAGTTCCCGAATCAGGTAGTCTTCCCAGCGGCCGGGTGTGACGCCGCTGATGGCCCGGGCTGGGCTGCTATTCACCCCGAAGGAGAAGCGGTAGTCGGGGGAGACCACGATCAGGGGATGAATTCGCCTCTCCCGCAAAAGCTCATCGAGTAGAGATTGGGTAGGCAGTATGCCCAGCCAGAAGGTTTCATCCCCGCCATAGGGATGCATCAAGTACACCACTGGGTAGCGGTGCCCCGCGCTGTAACCGGGAGGCAGATAGACGCGGAGGGACAGGTCCTGCTTCAGCGCAGCGCTGTACAGCATCAAGTCCTGCACCTGGGAGGGAGAGGATGCGTGTGCGAATCCAAGAAGGAGGAGGGCCAAGGGCCAGCACCGATGCCGTTTCACTTTAGTGAAGGGCGTAGAGAATGCCATCGTCCGATCCGAAAAATACGGTGTCGCGGACAATGACAGGTGAAGACAGAATCGCAGCGCCCGCCTGGAAGTGCCAGCGCTCTTTCCCCGTCGCTACGTCTAAAGCGTAAAGGGTTCCAGGCTCTTTGGTGGCGTACGCGTTGAACGACGCGGTGTATACGGTGTTTGCCGCCAGCGCCGGAGAGGCGAATATGTTACCGGCAAGTGGCCGCTGCCACTTTACCTTTCCCGTTGCTGCGTCCATCGCAAACATCATTTTCTGGTCTGAGTTGCCGTAGTACAGCGTGTTATTCGCAAATGCAGCGGAAGGCACGACCCAGCTTCCCCCATTGCCATGACCCCAGCGAATCTTGCCACTCTTACTGTCCAACGCGTAGAAATTGCTGTCTCGGCTTCCGAAGTACACCATGTTCTTCCCCAGAACGGGAGAAGACGGAACACCCCCGCTGATGTCTGCCGACCACAGCAGCTTGCCAGTCTGAGCGTTCAACGCTACAAAATCGAATTTCCAGGCACCGACGTAGAGTACGTCGCCGCGCAAGGCTGGGCTGGAGCGAACCCCCTGAAAGAGTTCCTGCGACCACAACAGGCGCCCTGAATTCCGTGTGAACGCGAGAAGGCCACCGTCTTGCATGGGGGTGATCCCCGTAGAGGAGCCCACATACACGGCCTGGCTGTCCGCAACGGGAGAGGACAAGTAGTAGTCCCAGGCATCTTTGGCCTTGCTGTCACGGTCGTAGCGGGCTTTCCACTGGGTGGCACCGCTCTGCGCCTGCACGGCGTACAGAAAACCGTCACGGCTGGTGAAGTACACGGTGCCGTCCACCACCAGGGGTGATGAAGCGACGTCTCCCCCTGTTTGGACCTTCCAGACCAGCGCGCCATTATCCGAGCGGAGAGCGTACACAAAACCGTCGCCACTCCCGAAAATGACGAGGTTGCCGTAAGGGACGGGTGTCGAGCGAATTGGACCGGACGTCTTGAACTTCCACTTCACGCCGTGCAAGGCTGGTACACCTGGGCCATCAAATGTTCCGGAATGAAGGGCGTCACTGCGAAAACCGCTGGATGTCAGGGTCAAGGCAGGCCATCCTGTCAGGGCAAGGGCAAGGCCGACGGACTTGAAGAGCACCAGCTTGGGTAGAACAGACATGGAGGCTCCCGGTGGAATTCGACTGAATTTGGGAAGACCGGACAACGAACTGACCTGATCCTCCAGCCGCATTGCGGCGACTGAGACAGTGCTAGGTTGGCATTCCGATGACCCGCGAATCCCACGCGCTGAATGAAACCCACAATAAGGGGAGTGGTGGACAGCCTACGAGGGCCAATTCCGGTGAGTCGGAAGGAGCCAATTCGGCACAACAGGGAAGGGACGGCCTCCCATCGGCGCTTCTGGGCTTTGCTTTAGAAGGTGCGAATCAGCTCCCACTTCACCGTCGACTGTTCGGAGGCCTGCGTGAACGCATCTTGAGTGGGCAATTGAGTCTGGGTACGCGCCTCCCATCGACTCGGGTGCTAGCCCGCGAACTCGGGGTCTCGCGGAACACGGTCGCCCTGGCGTTTGATCAGTTGATCAGTGAGGGCTACCTGCGGTCAGTAGGGGGGGCGGGAACGTACGTGGCGGAGCTCGACGCGCCTCTGCATCCCCCCAATGCCTCTGCCTCACAGCGGCCTGCCCTACGGACAGAGGCCCTACGCGCCCAGGTCGGTTCCTTCTGGTTTCCGTACGTTCCGGCAGCTGCTGGAAACACGCCCGCTTTTCGACTCGCGGTGCCTGCCAGTGAGGCCTTTCCACTGGCGACCTGGAAACGGTGTCTGGCCAAACACACCGCTCGCCTGTCCACGGATTTGTTTCTTTCCCAGGAGGATGGTGGCCTTCTGGCCCTGCGTGAAGTCCTGGCCTCCTACCTCGCCGTGTACCGGGGAGTGCGCTGCACCCCGGAGCAAATCATCATTGCCGACTCCCACTTGTCGTTTCACCTGGCAGCCCGCGTCCTGTTGGATCCAGGGGATGAGGTCTGGTTCGAGGACCCAGGGTATTTCGCCGCCCGGGAGGCCCTGCTCGCGGCTGACGCACGGCCGATTCCCATCCCAGTGGATGCGGAAGGGATAGACGTGGCGGCTGGGCGCATTAGGGCACCCCATGCGCGCATGGCCTACGTCACGCCGTCGTATCAGTTTCCTTCCGGCGTCACGATGAGTGCGGCGCGGCGACAGGCGCTGCTGGGATGGGCACGGGAAGCGCAGGCATGGATCTTAGAAGATGATTTCGACTGTGAGTTCCGGTATGCCGGACCGCCAATTACAGCCCTGCAGGGATTGGACACGGACCACCGGGTGCTGTATAGCGGAAGCTTCAACAAGACGCTCTTTCCAGCGTTGCGCCTCGGGTACCTGGTGGTTCCACAGGAACGAATCAGCGATTTCTTGTGGATGCGCCGCATCGTCAGTGCGCCGGCATCCCTCCTTGAACAGGCTGCCCTGGCAGACTTTATTGGAGAGGGGCACTTCGCACGGCACATGAAACGGTGCCGCGCGCTGTATGCGAGGCGCCGCAGCGTTTTGGAAGACGCATTGACGCAGGAACTCGGGGATGTCCTGAGCCTGGAGCCTCCTCAAGCTGGAACATACTGGGTGCTGCGGTTGCCCGGGCATCTGAACGACCTGGAAATTGCGCAAGCGGCGCAAGCCGAGGGACTTGAGGTCTGGCCGCTCTCGACCTGGAGCTTGAGTGGGGCCGGCACTCCGGGGCTCCTCCTGGGCTACGCGGGGGTCAGCGAAGCGCAGTTGCGGCGAGGTGTTCAGCAACTCGCCCGGCTCCTTCGTGCGGCCCTGTCACAGCCTTAGGTCGATGAGCTGAAGAGCGGTCTGCCCCTCGCTTGGCAACGCGTACGTCACACCCACCTCGCTGTCCGCCTTCTCGCAACTCCAACTTAAGCCGCCGCCTGTCAAAGTGCCTCCTAAAAAGATCAGGGGAACGTTTGGCCAAGCGGCGGATCATCACCTCGTAGAGGAGGTAGTCCGCTGTTTCCAGCCGCGCTCATCGTCCCCTACCATGCTTCTGGACTTTCATGGCCACGTAAAGGTCTGGAGTGAACCCAATCGAGCGGACCGCAGGGCAAGTCACATCTGGGCGGTAGTGTAGCGGGCGGCGAACTCGGCGGGTGGAACGTACCCCAGGCTGGAGTGCAGTCGGCGACGGTTGTACAGGTCCGCAATAAAGAACTCGATGTGTCGTCGAGCGTCGTCCAGATCGACGTATTCTTGCAGATCGACCTCCTCAGTCTTCAGGGTCTTGTAGAAGCTCTCCATTTTGGCGTTGTCATAGGGATTGCCTGTCCTGGACATACTTGGCGTGATTCCTGCGGACCGCAAGCGGTCCACGTACACCCGACTGGCGTATTGCACGCCCTGGTCCGAATGGTGCAGCAGACCGGGGGCAGGACAACGCGCTGCAAGCGCGTTGTTGAGCGCTGCCAGCGGTAAATCTGCGTCCAGAAACTTTGACATGGACCAGCCCACCACCTCACGGGTAAAACCGTCCAGCACGCAGGCCAGGTACACAAAGCCTTGGCGGACTCGCACGTAGGTCAGATCGGCTTGCCAGACCTGATCTGGCCGTACTGGGACGACTTCGCGTAGCAGATTTGGGAAGCGCTTCTCGTTGTGGTTGGAATCGGTTGTCGCCCGATAGCGGCGCTTCGGGCGGCAGAGCAACCGGCGTTCCCGCATGACTCTCAACACGCGCTTGTGGTTCACTGGGCGGCCTCGTCGGGCCAACTCGCGGGTGACACGCCGATATCCGTATCCGTCGAACTCCACCACTACGGCCTCAATGTCCTGGGACAACGCCTGATCGGCGTCCATCTCCTCCCGGCCCTGCTGTTCGTAGAACCACGAGCGATTAACCCCGTGCAGCTCACACAGACGACGCACCGACACCTCTTTTGGGCGCGCTCCGCGCATCCTCGATCATTTGGTGCCTTGTTTCGAGCGGTACGTCGCCAACGACTTTTTTAGGATTGTGTTCTCCAACGACAACTGCCCGCAAAACCGTTCCAACTCGGCGATTCGCTGTTCCAACGACTGGTCGGGCTTGGCCTGGTCGGTGAAGGCCATTTCCCCACGCACCTCGACCTCCTTCCGCCAGCGGCGGATCAGACTGGGCGAGAGAGCGTGTTCTCGGCAGAGCTGAGCGGTCGTCTTTTGACCCCCGTCAACTTGATTCACGATGTCGAGCTTGAACTCACGGCTGTGGGTACGTCCGGGCATACGGGCTCCTTCGGTGCCGTCAGCCTACGGGCTGACGGGGACGAAGTGCTTGGTCTCTTGGTCCGCTCCTAAGGGTTCAGTCCAGTCCGCTCTACCACCCAGCGCCGTTTCAGTATCACGAATCCTCTGGGCATTTCAACGGCGTGTGGAGATGTTTTGGAGCTCTGAGAAAATCCGGGCTTGAGAGGGAAGGCGATGGCCGCCACAGGGCTTCTGCCCCACACCTGAGCGGGTTGACTGATCACCACCCGCGCTTTACACGCGAATGGGCGTTCTCACTGCCGATTGAGCGCCTCAATCAGCGTGTCTTTCTCTAAACCCTGATATGGATCAACGTCCAACACGATGAGCATGCTGCCGCGTATCAGGCTCGTGTACGGTTCACGCTTCGGGGCCTGGCGGCGGTCCCGGCCGTAGGTCACGTTCGTCAGGCGGATGCCTAGCAACGGCTCACACGTATACTCGGCGATCATCAGGAAATCCACCTTCACCCGGAACGTGCGGGTCACCCGTCCTCGCGGCGTGACTGCGTCGAAATTTCTGAGTTGGACGTTGCGCTTCACCTTATAGGGCTGTCCGGCCAGCATCTTTGCCAACGAGACTGCAAATTGGTCCTCAACTCGTTCAAGCGGGAACACTGCTTCATCTTTAGGCGTCGCGACCTCAGCCCCTTCTGCCCGCTGCAGGTCGGTGTTCCCCAATGGGTCGTGCATTTTATGAGCTTAATTCATCCCGAGTGGCTCTCGGTTGATTGGGGTTTACCCGCTGTAAAGAACCAGCACCAACACAAAACGCAATGGATACCGGGGTTGGACTCTAACCTGCGCGAGCAGAGTTGTCAGATCCCGGTAAGCGTTTCCTGCCAAAATATTTTTACGTTGAAACATTCTTCTGTCTGGTATCCACTTCGGTGGACCTTGACCAGGAAGCTCAGCGTTTTGCCCTCTTCGCTTGGAGTCGCCATGAAAAAGACCCTGACTGCCCTGACCCTCGCCCTCATCGCCAGTGTCGCCAGCGCCCAGAAAAAGACCATTAC from Deinococcus hopiensis KR-140 includes:
- a CDS encoding alpha/beta hydrolase, which encodes MLYSAALKQDLSLRVYLPPGYSAGHRYPVVYLMHPYGGDETFWLGILPTQSLLDELLRERRIHPLIVVSPDYRFSFGVNSSPARAISGVTPGRWEDYLIRELIPYIDAYFSTVPNRTGRSVGGISMGGYAALFLGLRHPALFGRIGAHSAALWDGHDDQYTGQRDWLYPSPALRGARDPFSLLQRTPLKTYALFVDVGKSDALQGVNEHFVQKLKRECGNTIFMQKTGGHDLTYWRSQLRQYLMFYGK
- a CDS encoding PQQ-binding-like beta-propeller repeat protein, whose protein sequence is MRLEDQVSSLSGLPKFSRIPPGASMSVLPKLVLFKSVGLALALTGWPALTLTSSGFRSDALHSGTFDGPGVPALHGVKWKFKTSGPIRSTPVPYGNLVIFGSGDGFVYALRSDNGALVWKVQTGGDVASSPLVVDGTVYFTSRDGFLYAVQAQSGATQWKARYDRDSKAKDAWDYYLSSPVADSQAVYVGSSTGITPMQDGGLLAFTRNSGRLLWSQELFQGVRSSPALRGDVLYVGAWKFDFVALNAQTGKLLWSADISGGVPSSPVLGKNMVYFGSRDSNFYALDSKSGKIRWGHGNGGSWVVPSAAFANNTLYYGNSDQKMMFAMDAATGKVKWQRPLAGNIFASPALAANTVYTASFNAYATKEPGTLYALDVATGKERWHFQAGAAILSSPVIVRDTVFFGSDDGILYALH
- a CDS encoding PLP-dependent aminotransferase family protein, encoding MTRESHALNETHNKGSGGQPTRANSGESEGANSAQQGRDGLPSALLGFALEGANQLPLHRRLFGGLRERILSGQLSLGTRLPSTRVLARELGVSRNTVALAFDQLISEGYLRSVGGAGTYVAELDAPLHPPNASASQRPALRTEALRAQVGSFWFPYVPAAAGNTPAFRLAVPASEAFPLATWKRCLAKHTARLSTDLFLSQEDGGLLALREVLASYLAVYRGVRCTPEQIIIADSHLSFHLAARVLLDPGDEVWFEDPGYFAAREALLAADARPIPIPVDAEGIDVAAGRIRAPHARMAYVTPSYQFPSGVTMSAARRQALLGWAREAQAWILEDDFDCEFRYAGPPITALQGLDTDHRVLYSGSFNKTLFPALRLGYLVVPQERISDFLWMRRIVSAPASLLEQAALADFIGEGHFARHMKRCRALYARRRSVLEDALTQELGDVLSLEPPQAGTYWVLRLPGHLNDLEIAQAAQAEGLEVWPLSTWSLSGAGTPGLLLGYAGVSEAQLRRGVQQLARLLRAALSQP
- a CDS encoding IS3 family transposase, encoding MRGARPKEVSVRRLCELHGVNRSWFYEQQGREEMDADQALSQDIEAVVVEFDGYGYRRVTRELARRGRPVNHKRVLRVMRERRLLCRPKRRYRATTDSNHNEKRFPNLLREVVPVRPDQVWQADLTYVRVRQGFVYLACVLDGFTREVVGWSMSKFLDADLPLAALNNALAARCPAPGLLHHSDQGVQYASRVYVDRLRSAGITPSMSRTGNPYDNAKMESFYKTLKTEEVDLQEYVDLDDARRHIEFFIADLYNRRRLHSSLGYVPPAEFAARYTTAQM
- a CDS encoding transposase, whose translation is MPGRTHSREFKLDIVNQVDGGQKTTAQLCREHALSPSLIRRWRKEVEVRGEMAFTDQAKPDQSLEQRIAELERFCGQLSLENTILKKSLATYRSKQGTK